From a single Carcharodon carcharias isolate sCarCar2 chromosome 4, sCarCar2.pri, whole genome shotgun sequence genomic region:
- the LOC121276803 gene encoding cholesterol 25-hydroxylase-like protein 2: protein MYSIGSSRVFDPYVQVIQNANITQYIWDKSLLQPLWDYLRSNHQDALRSPLFPVIISVSTYFVLCTFYMMIDLLAPRCPLIRRYKIHPEQHVKWEDIFKTLWHTGYNHLFFVFPAAVGQWYWRPPIPLQEEAPLLSEFLIGILGCTILFDFQYYFWHMMHHKVRWLYTTFHAIHHEYYAPFSWSTQYLSAWELVSVGFWTTIDPVILQCHCLTGFTFMVFNIWISVDDHSGYDFPWALHNIIPFGLWGGTVKHDAHHQKPQSHFAPFFSHWDWLCGTSRDCKRSPAVMELQMKSRKASEEQQ from the coding sequence ATGTATTCCATCGGTTCGAGCAGAGTCTTCGACCCTTACGTGCAGGTAATCCAAAATGCTAATATCACTCAGTACATCTGGGACAAGTCCTTGCTGCAACCCTTGTGGGACTACTTGCGCTCTAACCATCAGGATGCTCTCCGCTCACCTCTCTTCCCCGTTATCATCTCGGTCTCCACCTACTTCGTCCTGTGCACATTCTACATGATGATCGATCTTCTGGCTCCTAGGTGCCCGCTCATCAGAAGATACAAGATCCATCCCGAACAACATGTAAAGTGGGAAGACATCTTCAAGACTCTATGGCACACTGGCTACAACCACCTATTCTTTGTCTTCCCAGCTGCCGTGGGCCAGTGGTACTGGAGACCACCGATCCCTCTACAGGAGGAGGCACCACTGCTCTCCGAGTTTCTCATTGGCATCCTGGGCTGTACAATACTCTTCGATTTCCAGTATTACTTTTGGCACATGATGCACCATAAAGTCCGGTGGCTCTACACTACATTCCATGCTATCCACCACGAGTACTATGCCCCCTTCTCCTGGTCAACTCAGTACCTCTCTGCCTGGGAACTGGTCAGTGTTGGCTTCTGGACCACCATAGACCCAGTTATCCTCCAGTGTCACTGCCTCACGGGGTTCACATTCATGGTCTTCAACATCTGGATTTCAGTGGACGACCACAGCGGCTATGACTTCCCCTGGGCCCTTCACAATATCATCCCGTTCGGCCTCTGGGGTGGCACTGTGAAGCACGATGCCCACCATCAGAAGCCTCAGAGCCACTTCGCCCCTTTCTTCTCTCACTGGGACTGGCTTTGTGGCACTTCCCGTGACTGCAAACGCTCGCCCGCCGTCATGGAGCTGCAAATGAAGTCACGGAAAGCGAGTGAGGAGCAGCAGTGA